Proteins from a genomic interval of Streptomyces sp. NBC_00820:
- a CDS encoding glutaredoxin family protein: protein MSAMSPLFRRKPAPQERLVTLVRKPGCHLCDDAQAVIEKVCGELGVPWEQKDITQDAELHAAYWEQIPVVLVDGRQHTFWRVDAGRLRKELTE from the coding sequence ATGTCCGCCATGAGCCCCCTTTTCCGGCGGAAGCCCGCCCCTCAGGAGCGATTGGTCACTCTCGTCCGCAAGCCCGGCTGTCACCTGTGCGACGACGCGCAGGCCGTGATCGAGAAGGTCTGCGGCGAACTCGGCGTGCCCTGGGAGCAGAAGGACATCACCCAGGACGCCGAACTCCACGCCGCGTACTGGGAACAGATCCCCGTCGTCCTCGTCGACGGCAGGCAGCACACCTTCTGGCGGGTGGACGCGGGGCGTCTTCGCAAAGAACTGACCGAGTAG